The Candidatus Delongbacteria bacterium region ATTAGAGGTAAAAATGTTAACGAGTCCAGACTTCAAAGATCTGTTGAAGCTTTTCGAAAAGCATAAAGCAAGATATCTCGTTATAGGCGGCTATGCCGTAATGAAGTACAGTGAACCCCGTTATACTAAAGACCTTGATATGCTGATTTCTACCGATGTTAATAATGCCGAGGCCGTTTTCAACGCGCTTAAGGAATTTGGAGCTCCGCTGGAGAATCTTACTGTCGCAGATTTTACTCAGAAAGAGTATTTTTATCAGATGGGAAAAGCTCCTTTACGCGTGGATATTTTGATGTCTGCAGCCGGAATTGAGTTTGAGGAAGCATGGAAAAATCGAGAAGAAGTAATGATTGATAATTTTAAAATAAATTTTATTTCACTTGATGACCTTATCAAAGCAAAGGAAGCCAGCGGAAGACCTCAGGACAAAATTGATGTTAAGAAATTGAAAAAAGCCGGGATTCTGAAAGAAAAAAAGAAGCTGAAAAATTAGAGAATCCGTAAGTGTTTTAAATCAGGCATAGAATGAAATCAAAAATAGAATGGACAGAATCTACATGACTCATATTTAGATTCTATATTTGAAGTTATGAAAAATACTCCGCGGCATACTTATCAGATTCTTACGAAAAGAGAAAAGATCATGGCTGATTATCTCAAAGATAAAATTCTACCCAAAAATATATGGCTCGGAGTTACAGTTGAAGACAAAATATCAAAAAACAAAATTGATTATTTAAGAAATATACAGGCTTATATCAGATTTATCTCTATGGAACCGCTTCTTGAAGATATCGGCAAAGTTGACTTAACTGATATTCACTGGGTAATCGTAGGCGGAGAAAGCGGAGTAAAAGCTCGTCCGATGGATGAAGAATGGGTCTTGAATATAAAAAAACAATGCGTAAAACAAAACTCAGCTTTCTTTTTTAAGCAATGGGGAGCTTGGGGCTCGGACGGTGTTAAACGAAGCAAGAAAGAGAACGGGCGAAAGTTAAACAGCAAAATATACAATGAGTACCCTGAATTAGTTCTATCGTAGAATAAGTAGAAATATAGATGTTGATCGTTTTGTTGACCTCAGCAAAACGATTTAGTAAAGTTTGATGAGAATGTGCTGAAGGACAGGATTTATTCTATTCGGGGATTTCAAGTGATGCTGGATTCCGATCTGGCGGAGCTGTATGGGGTTAAGACGAAAAGGCTGATCAATCTTGATCCTTCGATCGGTTCAGAAATAAAGAAAACCAGACCGGCTGTTATTGTGAACGATGATTCACTTGGTAAATTACCGCTAAAAATTATAGTGCCGGTAACAGAATTGAAAGATCATTTTGAAGTTGCGCCATGGATGGTAAGAATTGAAGCTGATGTAGAAACTAAATTGTCAAAAATTTCTTGCGCTGATTGTTTTCAAATCCTCAGTGTCTCAGCACAAAGGTTTGTAAGGAAAATCAAAGAAGTACATACATCAGTTATGTACGAGATAAAGTCAGGCTTGTCGAAAGTATTGTCAATAGATTAATTTTATTATATATATTTGAGAAAGTTACTCCTTATTGGTAAATTTTAATAAACCCAGACTTTACATTCTGCTTCTTTAAGTCCTTTTTTTGGCTCTGATTTGCTGAATATGACATACTGTTTTTTTAGTTTCGGATCACATTTAATGACGGATGATTTTTGCAAAAGTTCGTTGTAAACATTATGTTACCCATCATTATGTTTTGTAACATAATAATTATTTTAATTCACTTTTTTATACCTGAAAACGGCTTAGGAGGTTGAGAGGACGGCATGGTTTCATTTATTTCTGAAATAGTCAGAATATAATAGATCGATCGAGTATAGCGGAAGAGATACGATTTTATCGGTTATCTGGTACGGGCTCTGTGATATCTTTATTCCGTTTTCCGGCTTATATTCTTCAAAATAGAGATTCATGCTCTTCATTCTGCCGATAGATCCTGATT contains the following coding sequences:
- a CDS encoding DUF5131 family protein — its product is MKNTPRHTYQILTKREKIMADYLKDKILPKNIWLGVTVEDKISKNKIDYLRNIQAYIRFISMEPLLEDIGKVDLTDIHWVIVGGESGVKARPMDEEWVLNIKKQCVKQNSAFFFKQWGAWGSDGVKRSKKENGRKLNSKIYNEYPELVLS
- a CDS encoding type II toxin-antitoxin system PemK/MazF family toxin; protein product: MLDSDLAELYGVKTKRLINLDPSIGSEIKKTRPAVIVNDDSLGKLPLKIIVPVTELKDHFEVAPWMVRIEADVETKLSKISCADCFQILSVSAQRFVRKIKEVHTSVMYEIKSGLSKVLSID
- a CDS encoding nucleotidyltransferase is translated as MLTSPDFKDLLKLFEKHKARYLVIGGYAVMKYSEPRYTKDLDMLISTDVNNAEAVFNALKEFGAPLENLTVADFTQKEYFYQMGKAPLRVDILMSAAGIEFEEAWKNREEVMIDNFKINFISLDDLIKAKEASGRPQDKIDVKKLKKAGILKEKKKLKN